One part of the Dyadobacter sp. 676 genome encodes these proteins:
- a CDS encoding 1-acyl-sn-glycerol-3-phosphate acyltransferase, translated as MLGDLLLRLNKFLSSHKPAFFVSLLVIVSILLAGITRLKVTESIFATLPKGKSFEEFNRLVESKNIINQIVFSLRIPAETDTDAAREIAENFTDSLGRYTNGYVRNIRAERPNVQEDVYRYVYSYFPQLIDAPYYRHIASRIVPDSIRASVTSAYNQLLTPGGSFLKQFVLNDPLGITGLYFKELNAANNSNAMVMEDGIMFSADRKNILIFASTSFDSGSSDKNVELFELMEAFKTKWNRQHRHNQFSYFGTFEIAARNAIQVKQDSYFTSFLALAGILALLIAYYRKLLIPIYITLPGIFGALFALGVVGYVRPEISGISLATGAVIFGILLDYAFHFFTHLRHTHSIPVAIREVSGPLLTGSFTTVMAFSALHFANSTVLQDFGLFSSLALFGAAAFTLTALPVILSATRFDIHKIPGEQGSFRIPTVPDRWRGATLAGIAVLTVVFLYFSGGTKFDAGFENLSIQDPELSGREEALTGINPRKQKRIYVFASDPRRAVAEQVNHDAYQKLAALRSEGRIVSFVSSGALLIPQGLKRERMQRWQDFWTPGRTDSTFRVLNESAAKNGFNAYAFNDFKGWIAGRGIANVSLDTLLSELGVDNLIDIKSNGATFISTVVVDQTKLAGVKKELRAVRGVELFDRGELAGELLAMVRDDFNYLLLISASIVFFTLLIVYGRIELTLLSFLPMVISWIWILGIAAILGIKFNFVNVIVTTFIFGLGDDFSIFVTDGLLSKYKSGKDTLRSYQAAIALSATTTLIGTGVLIFAKHPAIHSISLISVLGIVCILFISFVFQPVLFDFFVQKRVAKKKAPVTMLPFLISISSFTYFLSGCLFLHSKLVTILLLPMSKKKKKAAINNSLSFYAKTVIYSGPHVKKNISGRENLDMDKPVIFIANHTSFLDILLAIMLHPKIVLMVKGWVYKSPFFGPIIRYAGYIYSEDGPEENLEKVRALVADGYSILIFPEGTRSEDGNIARFHKGAFYLAEQLGLDIQPILLHGAHDVLPKNDFLIRPGALNVCVLPRIAYADPRWGTTLRDKTKAIAAFFKDEFAAFKYEMEDTDYLKHKIFTNYVFKGPVLEWYFKIKWRLESKNFTYYNELIGDRNRIMDVGCGYGYLSFFLHYKNEGRLITGIDYDEEKIEIAQNSYNKSANLRFVYQDIMAADLGTQDVLFLNDVLHYLSKEKQRILLARCAAALAPNGLLFIRDGITDMTAKHQNTKKTEALSTGLFAFNRKTDDFHFFSSRDIRDFADRYGFSYEMQEHSANTSNVLFVLRKLSTPLPVTTPITN; from the coding sequence ATGCTAGGAGATTTACTTTTAAGGCTAAACAAATTCCTTTCCAGTCACAAACCCGCGTTTTTTGTTAGCCTGCTCGTCATTGTCAGTATCCTCCTGGCCGGCATCACGCGGCTAAAAGTAACCGAAAGTATTTTCGCCACGCTACCGAAGGGTAAAAGCTTCGAGGAGTTCAATCGATTGGTGGAAAGTAAAAACATCATCAACCAGATCGTTTTCTCTCTTCGGATTCCCGCCGAAACGGACACCGACGCCGCTCGGGAAATAGCCGAAAACTTCACCGATTCGCTTGGCCGCTATACCAATGGCTACGTCCGCAATATCCGGGCCGAACGGCCCAATGTGCAGGAAGATGTTTACCGGTATGTGTACAGCTACTTCCCGCAGCTGATCGACGCCCCTTACTATCGCCATATAGCTTCGCGCATCGTACCCGATTCCATCAGGGCCTCGGTTACTTCCGCCTACAACCAGCTGCTTACACCCGGCGGCTCGTTTTTGAAACAATTCGTATTGAACGACCCACTGGGCATTACCGGACTGTATTTCAAGGAATTGAATGCAGCGAACAACAGCAATGCGATGGTTATGGAGGACGGAATTATGTTCTCCGCCGACCGCAAAAACATCCTTATTTTCGCCTCAACGAGTTTCGATTCGGGCAGTTCCGATAAAAATGTGGAGCTTTTCGAGCTCATGGAAGCCTTCAAAACGAAATGGAACCGGCAGCACCGGCATAACCAGTTCTCATACTTCGGCACATTCGAAATTGCGGCCCGGAATGCGATACAGGTCAAGCAGGATTCCTATTTCACCTCCTTTCTCGCACTGGCGGGCATTCTGGCACTGCTGATCGCCTATTACCGCAAACTGCTTATACCTATATATATTACATTGCCAGGCATTTTCGGCGCATTGTTCGCGCTGGGCGTTGTAGGCTATGTGCGCCCGGAGATTTCCGGCATTTCACTGGCAACCGGCGCGGTGATCTTCGGCATCCTGCTCGATTACGCATTCCATTTCTTCACGCACCTCAGGCATACCCACTCCATTCCGGTCGCGATCAGGGAAGTAAGCGGCCCGCTGCTAACGGGCAGTTTTACGACGGTAATGGCATTCAGCGCGTTGCATTTCGCCAACTCGACCGTCTTGCAGGATTTCGGGCTGTTTTCGTCGCTGGCCCTTTTCGGTGCGGCGGCGTTTACACTCACCGCGTTGCCCGTTATCCTTTCCGCCACCCGTTTCGATATACACAAGATACCCGGCGAACAAGGCTCCTTTCGTATTCCCACCGTTCCCGACCGCTGGCGCGGCGCCACACTGGCAGGCATTGCGGTCCTGACCGTCGTATTTCTCTATTTCTCAGGCGGTACCAAGTTCGACGCCGGCTTTGAAAACCTCAGCATCCAGGACCCCGAGCTAAGCGGCCGCGAGGAAGCGCTGACCGGCATCAACCCGCGAAAACAGAAACGGATCTACGTTTTTGCCTCTGATCCCCGCCGGGCTGTCGCCGAGCAGGTCAATCACGATGCTTACCAAAAACTAGCCGCATTGCGCAGCGAGGGCCGCATTGTCAGTTTTGTATCGTCCGGCGCACTGCTGATTCCGCAGGGCCTCAAACGGGAGCGGATGCAACGCTGGCAGGATTTCTGGACGCCGGGCCGCACCGATTCCACCTTCCGCGTCCTTAACGAGTCGGCGGCTAAAAACGGCTTCAATGCCTATGCATTCAACGATTTCAAAGGCTGGATCGCCGGACGGGGCATTGCCAACGTTTCGCTCGACACGCTTTTGAGCGAACTGGGCGTGGATAACCTGATCGATATAAAATCCAATGGCGCCACCTTCATTTCCACGGTCGTGGTTGACCAGACGAAACTGGCCGGGGTAAAAAAAGAACTGCGCGCTGTCAGAGGCGTGGAGCTCTTCGACCGCGGCGAGCTGGCGGGTGAGCTGCTGGCGATGGTCAGGGACGACTTCAATTACCTGTTATTGATTTCGGCCTCCATCGTATTCTTTACATTGCTGATTGTTTACGGCCGCATCGAGCTCACGTTGCTCTCCTTCCTGCCGATGGTGATCAGCTGGATCTGGATTCTGGGCATCGCGGCCATTCTCGGCATCAAATTCAATTTCGTGAATGTGATCGTGACGACGTTCATATTCGGCCTGGGCGACGATTTCAGCATTTTCGTTACCGACGGACTTTTGAGCAAATACAAATCGGGGAAAGACACGCTGCGCTCCTACCAGGCGGCCATCGCATTGTCGGCCACTACCACCCTCATCGGCACCGGCGTGCTGATATTCGCCAAACACCCGGCCATTCACTCGATTTCCCTCATCAGCGTACTGGGCATTGTATGTATCCTCTTCATATCCTTTGTTTTTCAGCCGGTACTCTTTGATTTTTTTGTTCAAAAACGCGTCGCCAAAAAGAAAGCGCCCGTCACGATGCTGCCGTTCCTGATCAGCATTTCGAGCTTCACCTATTTTCTTTCGGGCTGCCTGTTTTTGCATTCCAAACTGGTGACGATTCTGTTGTTGCCGATGTCGAAGAAGAAAAAGAAGGCGGCGATCAACAATTCGCTTTCTTTTTATGCCAAAACCGTGATTTACTCCGGTCCGCATGTGAAAAAGAATATTTCGGGACGGGAAAACCTGGATATGGACAAGCCGGTGATTTTTATCGCCAACCATACTTCGTTCCTCGACATCCTGCTGGCCATTATGCTCCATCCGAAAATCGTGCTGATGGTGAAAGGCTGGGTTTACAAATCGCCGTTTTTCGGGCCCATTATCCGTTATGCGGGCTACATTTATAGCGAGGACGGTCCCGAAGAGAACCTGGAAAAAGTCCGGGCGCTGGTAGCCGACGGCTATTCCATCCTCATTTTCCCGGAAGGCACCCGCTCCGAAGACGGTAATATCGCCCGTTTTCACAAAGGGGCATTCTACCTCGCCGAACAGCTTGGCCTGGACATTCAGCCCATATTGCTGCACGGGGCACATGACGTACTGCCCAAAAACGACTTCCTCATCCGCCCGGGAGCGCTCAATGTATGTGTGCTGCCGCGTATCGCGTACGCAGACCCGCGCTGGGGCACGACCCTGCGCGACAAAACGAAGGCTATTGCCGCGTTCTTCAAAGACGAGTTCGCCGCGTTCAAGTACGAAATGGAGGATACCGATTATCTGAAACACAAAATTTTCACCAATTACGTGTTCAAAGGGCCGGTGCTGGAATGGTATTTCAAAATCAAGTGGCGGCTAGAAAGCAAAAATTTCACTTACTATAACGAGCTGATCGGTGACCGGAATCGCATTATGGACGTTGGCTGCGGATATGGATACCTGTCGTTTTTCCTGCATTACAAAAATGAAGGGCGGCTGATCACCGGCATCGATTACGACGAGGAAAAGATCGAAATCGCTCAAAACAGCTACAACAAAAGCGCTAACCTGCGGTTTGTGTATCAGGACATTATGGCCGCTGACCTCGGTACGCAGGATGTCCTGTTTTTAAATGATGTGCTGCATTATTTATCCAAAGAAAAACAACGTATTTTGCTCGCCAGGTGTGCGGCCGCGCTGGCACCGAATGGATTGCTTTTTATCCGCGACGGCATTACCGACATGACCGCCAAACACCAGAACACGAAAAAAACAGAAGCATTGTCGACGGGCCTTTTCGCATTTAACCGGAAAACGGATGATTTCCATTTCTTTTCGTCGCGGGATATCCGCGACTTTGCGGATCGGTACGGTTTTAGTTATGAGATGCAAGAACATTCGGCAAATACCTCCAATGTCCTCTTCGTATTGCGTAAACTTTCAACGCCGCTACCCGTTACTACGCCGATTACTAACTAG
- a CDS encoding aromatic amino acid ammonia-lyase has protein sequence MNRISLAQIEQYAFEKKEFILAEDALHQVSKSFAFLTNFSKDKIIYGINTGFGPMAQYRIETDQLNNLQYNLIRSHSSGVGKPLNEIYARAVMLARLNSFLQANSGVSTAVIRQLVAFLNNGIVPEIFEHGSVGASGDLVQLSHLGLNLIGEGYVYDNGIRRKTAEVLAEKDIKPLKMELRDGLGLINGTSCMTGMAAINLIYAKRLVQWAITASSMINEAIESFDDSFSKQLNAVKHHKGQQVVAQHMRDFVAGSGLIRSREELFRDDTAMQKTEFERKIQEYYSIRCVPQILGPVLDTIQYAQEVVENELNSTNDNPIVRPEDDNVFHGGNFHGDYISLEMDKVKLVLTKLTMLMERQLNFLMNSKLNGKFPPFLNAGTWGLNFGFQGVQFTATSTTAESQALSTSVYIHSIPNNNDNQDIVSMGTNAAVIAKQVLENAFQVMAIHIMAICQAIDLLHPEEREKLSPNAKSVYAQIRERAQFVKDDVPQAESIAAVFEYIKETPFHL, from the coding sequence ATGAATCGTATTTCATTAGCTCAGATCGAGCAGTATGCTTTTGAAAAGAAGGAATTTATCTTAGCCGAAGACGCCCTCCATCAAGTATCCAAATCATTTGCCTTTTTAACGAATTTCTCCAAGGACAAGATCATCTACGGCATCAATACCGGTTTTGGCCCGATGGCGCAATACCGTATCGAAACCGATCAGCTCAATAATCTGCAATACAACCTGATCCGCAGCCATTCGAGCGGGGTAGGGAAGCCGCTCAACGAAATATATGCGCGTGCGGTAATGCTCGCGCGCCTGAATTCATTTTTGCAAGCCAATTCCGGTGTCAGTACGGCCGTGATCCGACAGCTGGTTGCGTTTCTAAACAACGGGATCGTTCCTGAAATTTTCGAACACGGCAGCGTAGGCGCCAGCGGGGACCTTGTGCAGCTTTCGCATCTGGGATTGAACCTGATCGGCGAAGGTTATGTGTACGACAACGGCATACGCCGCAAAACGGCCGAAGTGCTGGCCGAAAAAGATATTAAGCCACTCAAAATGGAGCTTCGCGACGGCCTGGGACTGATCAACGGCACTTCCTGCATGACCGGCATGGCTGCCATCAATCTGATCTATGCCAAAAGGCTGGTACAATGGGCCATTACCGCCTCGTCGATGATCAATGAAGCGATCGAGTCTTTCGACGACTCCTTCTCGAAGCAACTCAACGCTGTAAAACACCACAAAGGCCAGCAGGTAGTGGCGCAGCATATGCGCGATTTCGTAGCGGGCAGCGGCCTGATCCGCAGCCGCGAGGAGCTTTTCCGCGACGATACGGCGATGCAGAAGACCGAATTCGAACGAAAAATACAGGAATACTATTCGATCCGTTGCGTGCCGCAAATCCTGGGCCCGGTGCTGGATACCATTCAATATGCGCAGGAAGTGGTCGAGAACGAGTTGAATTCCACGAACGACAACCCGATCGTGCGGCCGGAAGACGATAACGTTTTCCACGGCGGCAACTTTCATGGCGACTATATTTCGCTGGAAATGGACAAGGTGAAACTGGTTTTGACCAAACTCACCATGCTCATGGAACGCCAGCTCAACTTCCTGATGAACAGCAAGCTGAACGGCAAATTCCCGCCGTTCCTGAACGCCGGAACCTGGGGATTGAACTTCGGTTTTCAGGGCGTGCAGTTCACCGCCACCTCCACCACGGCCGAAAGCCAGGCATTGTCGACTTCCGTTTACATTCACAGCATTCCTAACAACAACGACAACCAGGACATCGTGAGCATGGGTACCAACGCGGCGGTGATCGCCAAGCAGGTGCTTGAAAACGCATTCCAGGTGATGGCCATTCATATTATGGCGATTTGCCAGGCGATCGATCTACTGCACCCCGAGGAGCGGGAAAAGCTTTCTCCAAACGCCAAATCGGTGTATGCGCAGATCCGCGAGCGGGCGCAGTTTGTAAAAGACGACGTGCCGCAGGCCGAAAGCATTGCAGCCGTTTTTGAATATATCAAAGAAACCCCTTTCCACTTATGA
- the fabG gene encoding 3-oxoacyl-ACP reductase FabG — translation MNCALVTGASRGLGRAIAVQLARDHGLHILVNYASNRAAAEETLAEIQANGGSGELLHFNVQHKAEVDAALNGWREKSEGRFIGVLVNNAGITRDGLFMWMPEQDWDDVLDISVKGLYNVTQNAIQQMLRKRSGRIVNIASVSGMKGVAGQVNYSAAKGAIIAATRSLAQEVAKRKITVNAVAPGFITSDMTKDLNEDELKQMIPMNRFGKAEEVAHLVSFLVSDKAAYITGEVININGGIYS, via the coding sequence ATGAATTGCGCATTGGTAACCGGTGCATCCAGGGGGCTCGGCAGGGCCATCGCGGTCCAGCTCGCCCGGGACCATGGTTTACATATATTGGTCAATTACGCCTCCAACCGGGCCGCGGCGGAAGAAACGCTGGCCGAAATCCAGGCTAACGGAGGCAGTGGCGAACTGCTGCATTTCAATGTGCAGCACAAGGCGGAGGTGGATGCGGCGTTGAACGGCTGGCGCGAAAAGAGCGAAGGCAGGTTCATCGGTGTTCTCGTGAATAATGCGGGCATTACCCGCGACGGGCTGTTTATGTGGATGCCGGAACAGGATTGGGACGATGTGCTGGACATTTCGGTGAAAGGCCTTTATAATGTAACCCAGAATGCGATTCAGCAAATGCTGCGAAAACGTTCGGGCCGCATTGTGAACATCGCGTCGGTATCGGGTATGAAGGGCGTTGCCGGGCAGGTCAACTATTCGGCTGCCAAAGGCGCTATCATCGCGGCCACCCGGTCGCTCGCGCAGGAGGTCGCCAAGCGGAAAATTACCGTGAACGCCGTAGCGCCTGGGTTTATTACCAGCGACATGACGAAAGACCTCAACGAGGACGAATTGAAACAAATGATACCGATGAACCGTTTTGGCAAAGCGGAGGAAGTTGCGCACCTGGTGAGCTTCCTGGTTTCGGACAAGGCGGCGTATATTACCGGGGAGGTTATTAATATCAACGGAGGAATTTATTCATAA
- a CDS encoding beta-ketoacyl-[acyl-carrier-protein] synthase family protein, translating to MSHRVVITGIGIYSCLGKNLDEVAKSLYAGKSGIVFDQVRKDFGFRSALTGMVQEPDLKNYLSRRQRVGMHQPALYAYMATHEALALSGLDIDFLEQNETGIIYGNDSTAASVVEAVDKVREKHDTTLIGSGAIFQNMNSTVNMNLSTIFRLKGINFTLSAACASGSHSIGMGYLMISQGLQERVICGGAQEINASAMASFDGLGTFSVRESEPEKASRPFDRDRDGLIPSGGAATVILESYEAAVKRGAPILAELIGYGFSSNGDHISNPSIDGQKRSLQMALKQARITTADVGYINAHATSTPVGDGSEARAIYEVFGGDVPVSSTKSMTGHECWMAGASEIVYSLLMMQNSFIAPNINFENPDEDSAKINIISDTKEQEINVFLSNSFGFGGTNSTLIVRKV from the coding sequence ATGAGCCATAGGGTTGTCATCACGGGTATCGGCATTTATTCCTGTCTGGGCAAAAACCTGGACGAGGTAGCGAAATCGTTATATGCCGGTAAAAGTGGCATCGTGTTCGATCAGGTCAGGAAAGATTTCGGGTTCCGCTCGGCTCTGACGGGCATGGTACAGGAGCCCGACCTGAAAAACTACCTCTCGCGCCGTCAGCGCGTGGGTATGCACCAGCCTGCGCTCTATGCATATATGGCCACCCACGAGGCCCTGGCATTATCGGGGCTCGATATCGACTTCCTGGAACAGAACGAAACCGGCATCATTTACGGGAACGACAGCACGGCGGCGTCGGTGGTGGAGGCGGTGGATAAGGTCCGCGAAAAGCACGATACCACGCTGATCGGCAGCGGTGCCATCTTCCAGAACATGAACAGCACCGTGAACATGAACCTGTCGACGATTTTCAGACTGAAAGGCATCAATTTCACTTTGAGCGCGGCCTGTGCGTCGGGTTCGCATTCGATCGGAATGGGTTACCTGATGATCAGTCAGGGCTTGCAGGAGCGCGTAATATGCGGGGGCGCGCAGGAAATCAATGCGTCGGCGATGGCGAGCTTCGACGGGCTGGGTACTTTCTCCGTACGTGAGTCGGAGCCCGAAAAGGCTTCGCGCCCGTTCGACCGCGACCGCGACGGACTGATTCCCAGCGGCGGTGCGGCCACCGTGATCCTGGAATCTTACGAAGCGGCCGTCAAAAGGGGCGCGCCGATCCTTGCCGAATTGATTGGCTACGGATTCTCTTCCAATGGTGACCATATTTCCAACCCAAGTATCGACGGCCAAAAGCGTTCGCTGCAAATGGCGCTCAAACAGGCCCGTATTACCACCGCCGACGTCGGTTACATCAATGCCCATGCCACTTCCACACCGGTGGGCGACGGCAGCGAAGCACGGGCGATTTACGAGGTATTCGGCGGCGACGTGCCGGTAAGCTCCACCAAGTCGATGACCGGCCATGAATGCTGGATGGCCGGGGCCAGCGAGATAGTCTATTCCCTTCTGATGATGCAGAACTCCTTTATAGCGCCCAACATCAATTTCGAAAACCCCGATGAGGATTCTGCGAAAATCAATATCATTTCCGACACTAAGGAGCAGGAAATCAATGTATTCCTTTCCAATTCGTTCGGCTTTGGCGGGACCAATTCCACATTGATTGTCAGGAAGGTCTGA
- a CDS encoding phosphopantetheine-binding protein, producing the protein MSWEEVIEETRDFLSEEFEVDRDLILPENSLKDTLDLDSLDYVDLVVLIDENLNIKLTGEDFRGIETFGDFYQLVRKKLAL; encoded by the coding sequence ATGAGTTGGGAAGAAGTTATTGAAGAGACCAGAGATTTTTTATCTGAAGAATTTGAGGTGGACCGGGATTTGATTCTTCCTGAAAACAGTCTGAAAGACACTTTGGATCTGGACAGTCTCGACTACGTCGACCTGGTTGTGCTCATCGATGAAAATCTCAATATCAAGCTCACTGGTGAAGATTTCAGAGGAATCGAAACCTTTGGGGACTTCTATCAGCTTGTCCGCAAGAAACTCGCATTGTAA
- a CDS encoding lysophospholipid acyltransferase family protein, giving the protein MLSAHVGNWETAGNLLKGRITPTINIVMLDAEVENIKKYMDLSTGGSRFRVIAIKDDLSHIISIRNALVNNEFVAIHADRYLEGAKYIEMDFLGRKAKFPYGPFVIASKFDAPVTFVFAAKDGKYSYHLSATKPIEAKMKPEQIARLYVQELERKVKAFPEQWFNYFNFFQ; this is encoded by the coding sequence TTGCTAAGCGCCCATGTAGGCAACTGGGAAACGGCCGGTAACCTGCTGAAAGGCCGAATTACGCCTACGATCAATATCGTGATGCTGGACGCGGAGGTCGAGAACATCAAGAAATACATGGATTTATCCACCGGCGGCTCTCGGTTCAGGGTGATCGCCATCAAGGACGATCTTTCACACATTATATCGATCCGTAACGCGTTGGTCAACAATGAATTTGTTGCGATTCACGCCGATCGTTACCTGGAAGGCGCCAAATATATCGAAATGGATTTTCTCGGGCGCAAGGCAAAGTTTCCCTATGGCCCTTTTGTAATCGCCTCGAAGTTCGATGCGCCGGTCACATTTGTGTTTGCGGCGAAAGATGGCAAGTATAGTTACCATTTGAGCGCTACAAAGCCGATTGAAGCGAAAATGAAGCCGGAGCAGATCGCGCGGCTGTATGTGCAAGAGCTGGAACGAAAAGTGAAGGCATTCCCCGAGCAATGGTTTAACTACTTTAATTTCTTTCAATAA
- a CDS encoding thioesterase family protein translates to MISSEIDIDIRFSETDAMGVVWHGNYLKFFEDGREAFGKKYGLEYLDIHAKGYVTPIVRSEIDHKAPVYYGQAIRVITKYIPTKSAKIQFEYEVLNVTTGQLCATGKTMQVFLDRDSRELELISPDFYREWKAQYDL, encoded by the coding sequence ATGATTTCTTCCGAAATAGATATCGATATACGGTTCAGCGAGACCGACGCCATGGGTGTGGTGTGGCACGGCAACTACCTGAAATTTTTCGAGGACGGCAGGGAGGCTTTTGGGAAAAAATACGGGCTGGAATACCTCGATATCCATGCCAAAGGCTATGTAACACCAATCGTAAGGTCGGAGATTGACCATAAGGCGCCTGTTTACTACGGGCAGGCGATCAGGGTCATTACCAAATATATCCCGACCAAATCTGCGAAAATACAGTTTGAATACGAGGTGCTCAACGTTACGACCGGCCAGCTTTGCGCCACCGGTAAAACGATGCAGGTTTTTCTCGACCGCGACTCGCGCGAGCTGGAACTGATCTCGCCGGATTTTTACAGGGAATGGAAAGCGCAGTACGACCTATGA
- a CDS encoding beta-ketoacyl synthase N-terminal-like domain-containing protein, which translates to MIYIGAEVIVSPLGDSVEANWEALSANRSGIALTPGAGFGGEDMHLSKIAGLNGPLRFQQLVIRALSALAQQVDRSILASGRTIVLISSTKGELDDNLNDQFGGACEAVMRQFGLAHYPMVISNACISGVLTLNTAGNMVAAGQYEHVIVIGCDVASDFVLYGFQSLFAVSDKPCAPFDAARKGITLGEGCGAMLVSGIKAVFANSPLELLTGTSANDANHISGPSRTGEGLVRSVSRTMANHGIDIREIDFICAHGTGTVFNDEMEAIAFDRLGLPDKPLNSLKGYFGHTLGAAGVIETAVCLQMIRNEMLIKSLGYHETGTSKPLNIIRENKPEKLRTVLKTASGFGGGNASLMIRYL; encoded by the coding sequence ATGATTTACATCGGTGCCGAGGTGATCGTCAGCCCGTTAGGCGACAGCGTGGAGGCCAACTGGGAGGCGCTTTCCGCCAACCGCAGCGGCATTGCGCTTACGCCGGGCGCGGGCTTCGGTGGCGAGGATATGCATTTGTCGAAAATCGCAGGCCTGAACGGCCCGTTGCGCTTTCAGCAGCTGGTAATCAGGGCGCTATCGGCTCTTGCCCAGCAGGTCGACCGGTCAATCCTGGCCTCCGGCCGGACCATCGTCCTGATCAGTTCCACCAAAGGCGAACTGGACGATAATCTGAACGATCAATTCGGCGGGGCCTGCGAAGCGGTAATGCGGCAGTTTGGTCTGGCGCATTACCCGATGGTGATCTCAAATGCCTGTATTTCAGGAGTTCTTACGCTGAACACCGCGGGGAATATGGTCGCGGCCGGTCAATATGAGCATGTGATTGTAATCGGCTGCGACGTCGCGTCCGACTTTGTGCTCTATGGTTTTCAATCCCTTTTTGCCGTAAGTGACAAGCCTTGTGCTCCGTTCGATGCGGCGCGTAAAGGCATTACATTGGGCGAGGGCTGCGGTGCGATGTTGGTTTCGGGCATAAAGGCGGTTTTCGCAAATTCGCCTCTTGAACTGCTTACAGGTACAAGCGCCAATGACGCGAACCATATTTCGGGACCGTCGCGGACAGGCGAGGGGCTGGTGAGAAGCGTAAGCCGGACGATGGCAAACCACGGAATCGATATCCGCGAAATCGATTTTATCTGTGCGCACGGCACGGGCACGGTTTTCAACGACGAAATGGAGGCCATCGCATTTGACCGGCTTGGATTGCCCGACAAGCCGCTGAACAGCCTGAAAGGCTATTTCGGACATACGCTCGGCGCAGCCGGCGTAATTGAAACAGCTGTTTGCCTGCAAATGATACGAAACGAAATGCTGATCAAAAGTCTGGGCTACCATGAAACGGGCACGTCCAAACCTTTGAATATCATTCGCGAAAACAAACCGGAAAAATTGCGGACGGTACTGAAAACCGCCTCGGGCTTTGGCGGGGGCAACGCGTCGTTGATGATCAGGTATTTATGA
- a CDS encoding phosphopantetheine-binding protein, with amino-acid sequence MITSMDSLKEDLKKQIIEQLNLEDLTVADIADDALLFNDQGLGLDSIDALELIVLLEKYHGIQLTNPEEGKEAFKSVNTMAEYIRKRKEA; translated from the coding sequence ATTATTACAAGTATGGATAGTTTAAAAGAAGATCTTAAAAAACAGATTATCGAACAGCTCAACCTGGAAGACCTGACTGTGGCCGACATCGCCGACGACGCGCTGCTTTTCAATGATCAGGGGCTGGGACTGGACTCGATCGATGCGCTGGAACTCATCGTGCTTCTGGAAAAATACCACGGCATCCAGCTTACCAATCCTGAGGAAGGAAAGGAAGCGTTCAAGTCTGTGAACACGATGGCAGAGTATATCCGTAAAAGAAAAGAAGCTTAA